The DNA window GAGAGACAATCAGTGCGTTGAACGTAACAACGAGCTCAAGCGAGTGGCAAAAAATCTTTGACACCAGTCTCAGCCGGGAAGCAGGCACAAACTTCCCAGAGACGCTCAAAGACAAGCCGTACGCAGACATCTGGAAAGCGAACTGGGCGTCATGGTGGAAAGCAGCAAAGCATGCCAAAAACACTAACATTGGCCAGCCAACACACGACCTATACAAGCCCATCTCATCAGCAATACAAAAAGCAGCCGCAAACAAGAAGATACGGCAACTAGCACTACAAGCAGAAACCTTAGGTCGAATGTACGACGAAGCGGCGCAACAGGCAACAAGTACCCAAAAGCAACTAGCGCAAACAAAATTAACAGCAGCGCTGTACGGAGGCGACGGCAGCAAAGCAACACCAGGAACAGACCACACCCGCAAAGCATTTACAACCTGGGACGCCGCATGCACAGGAGACGAAAATGGCAAATCAATCGTAGGCGACTTTTTCTGCCTTTGTGCCCCAAAAGACGGGACAACGAAAGAATGTGCTGATGGTTACGCCCCGACGCGCTGGGACGCCACCATAGCAGACCCAGCGGCGGAGTGGAAAAAGCTACAGACGTCTTGCCCAACTGCTAAGCTCAGCAGCGCCAAAGAGCATGATATAAGAATGGCCATAGGAGCGTTCCTACAAGCCTTGACTACCAGAACTCAAGGCGGCACAACAAAAACTTACCTAGGGAGCAGCGACACAGGCGCATGCGACGGGACAAGCAGCAAGCTATGCGTCGATTACACCGGCTACTTCAGCAAGCAAGCAGGTAAAACCTACAAAGATATACCATGGCTCAAATCCCTCGAAGATGCGGTTACGGCCCTAGAAAACATGCACaagcaggaagaaaaagcaaataacCTCGACGCGCAGCTGGCAAACCTGCTGAAACAAGCCAATCTTATCTACGCCGCTGCATTAAACGGCGACTTGATGACCGAGACAGCGGTCAAAGCCGAAGTTGTTCCTGAAGGGAACCCAAGACAAAATGTAAACTGCGCGCAgcatgacaacaacaaaacttgCGTTTCTCCATGCAAGTGGGAATCTAAAGGCGACAAAGGAACATGCAAATTAGATGAAAGCAAAGTTACAACTCAGACAAATACAGAAagaacaggaacaggagatggCGCAGCAAAACATGGAGTAAATTGCTCTAGCCATGCAACCAAGGAGGCATGCGAGGGATTCCAAGGAACTTCAGTCCCAGGCAAAAAAGCTGTTTGTGGCTGGATTGAAGGCAAATGTcaggattccagttttcttgtaaacaaaaaattcgcCCTCATGGTTTCTGCATTTGTGGCCATGCTTTTCTAAAAgaatttcccttctttttaaaataattttgctgtttgatatattttaacacgtaAGTTACCTGGAAAAGTAATTAAATTTTTTGTCCCGGCTCCGCGTATAAAAATTTTTGCCGACTAAAaatttctccttttttctgttgttttttgtttaaaaaacaaaaagaaggtaggAGGAATGAAGGTAGGTTGgagttagggttagggttattttttctcttagcAATAAGTGTTTTTACCAGCACTTAACCGTAACGACTttagctcttttttttaatcatgCGAGTCGCTCTTTTTTAATGCAACCCTAACCCTTATTCTTCcactcccccccccaacgcCCAACTCCGCTTAACTTTTTCACCTGCACCTTCGCCCGTATTTGTAacttttttctgcttctgtGGATTTCAGCTCTGCATTTTGAGCTGCGCGCGGtatcaattttttttaaagctggAGCGCGGCCTATAACACCGCACGCAATTCTTTTACGCCGCCTCGCTGCAGTATCGGTGCGCCAaacaatttttgttttcaaaaagaaaataaaggaaggggaaaatatttgTGAGATGGCAATTATAAAGAGCAGAAATTAAGGAGCGATTAGACAATCTGCTGCTGGCACCCAACGGCCAAAGACGATAAACTGCCAGAGGTACGTTTTTAACCCCTAAGCCGTCGAGGATAAAAtgtgcacattgagtgagAGAAATCAAGAAGatagaacaaaaagaagcgcgAACAGATggagacaaaaaagagaactattattttttttgaaattttcttcgtgacttcgtgagagtttctccCCACTGGCGAGTCCATCAGCCATAACCGTAGAGCcatgagatgctatcggtctggcgactgtggcagagtctcccttttttattcagcctaacacaccctctataattttttgttgtagctccgcagttggacggaatacagcagatggagCAGAAAGCCCCCCACCCctgactctccaaaagatgtcaattaacagtccttttgttttgatttttgttattcgtttattattctctcctctttctctttctgtttttgttgcttgttgacagCATAccctctctgtctctgagggtgtctggactattcctgcgtccggtgcttttcctgctggctccacactcggcaataaggggggaagctGCAGAatggagagtgggttgtatgactgttacattaggtgaggacttcacctgcggccggctccgttcaaccgcaataagaaactgcgccagccttttagagaaacatatatcctgcacacacacactcaccttctaccgcaaacctaacacgtaactccttcaaaccgggacagctcatcaagtgcagcgacgtttcttcgcagtcgccgcgttggctggtaacagcgcactctaccttcataccttgcatcttcttttgatgtagggtgaggccagttttgctagcacactgccttccgcatgtcgggcataccaacatggatgtgtttgtatgcggggaatcagtggcaagcaattttgtgcttttgctgcatttaagctcgactccctcacctttgtggaaagccttacagtgtcggatgagggagtccctgcaactgagcattttttggcacacaccacactgcacctcgcccttccccgggacgtcaacgtttccctcacgggcacgcttacgagggaattgcaccaccaccacggtaccgtcctccgtcactatgctcttatgtttgaatttcttgtgtagtgacagggaagaacgtgtaccgaagctcgcctcgcacaggtcacattgaaacggcagcttccgtgtatcctgagaggctggcgctgctggggctctaccatctccttgcactgagtcctcgttctctctcccccttttcacgcggcaactaccgctgcctatgccatgtattgttctaaggtggtgtaatagtcggcctagCACTGCGAATatggaggcacagatggtacaatgaagcacctgcagtctcatcgggactcgtgtgctcgatggtagaggaacgatcgccaccgctggagggggctccggggggatgtccactgcaggtgttgcatcgccgtatttgatcctccggagggcatcagctcgcacaaagccatgtttgtttaccatatgcgttacagcactcgagcggcattggtatgtggcatcacattccgtatattaggtcggttcggaggttctctgaagagtgcgtgtcgcaacagttggggatGTTTGTATTGTGGGTCCTATTGCTTCATGTTtcgggttacaccatcggcactgtggaggcacactcgggttgatatttcgcaacatccatccatagtgtcttgaagaaccaacccgaaagcgtgccagtgccgtttcttcttccctcgtcagttcttcattatgttttgttggaaagtggttgcccgtgataccaaacctatgagtgttctcatggacttcttccgacctaagcactcgcttcgcataagcaatgatgtcggggacccatgtgtctcgcaactgtggtaaatcagcggcctttttggccatttcatcgcaaacctcattccgtttcacgccacaatggccaaacaaaaattgcagtcggatacgtatcttccttctctgaacttgaagcagaagcctccatagtcgtctcagaattgggtccgttacggctagggggcctgtctgcaatgctgttaacattgacagcgagtcagagaagatggacaacctgctcggtgtgcttctgtatgccggaacccatttcagcagccgttgcagtcctatctctaatgctacgcattccgctctgtaacttcatgagagttcccctgctccggtcttgggtgcgcaaatcagcgtgttgtttctatagagcagggcagctgctccgaacttctcaccgagggacaaagatccatcagtccacaattcgtagtgctctcgtcgcggtggctccttccccctccgtgcaaaatgccgttcaatccacttttcggaagcctcccttttgacattgTTAgagtcatcagcgcacacaggctttatctgcgtgtgaaatagcggtcggcagctgtggcggagcgtcgatgtctctagtgggttttcgcgtggctcaatgcggaggtgaaggtaggaccgcatgatgcgggaatgtgtggctctgactgggtgtttgctgtgatatgcttcctcagcactgcgccgcaaacatccgcctcgtgactcacacatcagcatgaatttcatgctgcgcacaagagtggtcgtcttgagtggcaggaggtttgcttccagcagacaGTCCTCTTTGCTCGTCCCATGtggtatgccagctatgatgcgactgaccttgtgttgcgctgctgcaaggaggtcgcgacttcgttccgaagcgtcccagtaccatacctcaatgccatacatggtgtgtgcctgtacgagtgctagataaaaagctctcagtacttgtcgtcttggcccccatgtagaagctgagatggctgctatctgcagtagtaggaagtccatcttgcgtctcgtttctgccgcatgtgttgccatcccttgcagacactggaatgttactcctagaagcttcggtgtcctgtcagctcctattctttcgccgtccattgtaatgtaagggggtggcgctctatacacccgaagagtgtgcacttcgttttcgctacgttgacagacatgaagtactcttttgaccactgtaacaccacgtttaggccgcattacagcgtgtggttgatgacatccctctctgtgtgcctcgcaagtagcgtcaggtcatctgcaaagaatccgtgctgcagtaacggcacttctgcaaggcgctggctcaacgagttcatgacaataatgaacatgattgggccaaggacagttccttgtggcactcctcgctcaaatgttctgctgctggaaagcttctccttgaatctcactctgccagttcggttactcagaaatgatacacaccacttcacaatgtggggtgataccttcattctgtgcatttccctcgcaattttgtcgtggtctactgtatcgaatgccttctcttagtcgacgaatacagcacctgtacgatattggtgcgtgggacggcagagggcagcgcggacgtgcaggaggtgttcgagcgttgagcatccggggcgaaagcctgattgctgcggcgtcagctgggactcaacagtgtctctaagtctcgcggcaattattcgctccatgactttgcagagacagctcgtgagcgtcactggcctgtaagaatcgaggtcctccgccttttttccggccttcaggatggggatgataacaccagtcttccatgcagacggcacgactcccgttcgtaggctctcattgaatagcctcagaacaacattcagcgctgttctaccgagatgttgcagtgccttgttgtataagcaatcaggtccggctgcggatccactcggtagcagtttgatcgatctccgtagttcagccatcgtgatgggactgaactcactcgctatcgtctttatgtgtgccggtgggtgtgagtcggggtgccttcttgcgcaagacgagtacagtttaatgaacctctcagcttgacggtagtccgtgatggccgcgttatcaacaagcacagccggtgtggttagtggtcgtggcgcatataccttcttgacaatgtgccaactgcagcggtctgacaccgcaagtctggagcatagcgtgctccatctcttctttgtggtacggtccagaatctgcttacgcgtggctaccaacttttctcTTATGTGGAAAGGTCctcatccagcgatctcttcatcgagtttcgcgagctcaggtgtccaatgtggtggcgttactctgcagccacgggggacggagacatTCGTCGCagtgcggatggcggagctcaatttctgttccagagtgttgacattcttctctctaccaattttcctgcagagctcgtgaaccttgagacggaaattcctccagttagcttttagccatgcgtacatgggcttttgaagccgcgggcaactcagtgcatctgtgtcgtctccaacgatatcgtcgaaaaatatgttatggtgatcgctatcgggagaatacagcgatgtccacgtgtacactgtgcaattccttgacagtgtcacatcaggggtggactcctcgtggtggcgcgtgtacctggtgcactcaccagtgttacataccagaaactggttgtcaatgcaccactgtgtgagggtttcacccttggtatttggtgggctcgcgcgatcccatgccaacgcgtgtgcgttagcgtctgcaccgatgagcttggcaccgtcagttgtcagaagcgtatctaggtcagttgccgtgaaggtgtgttttggtgggatgtatgccgacgtgacagtcagcgccgttccacgtgcaaggtgaattgttgcatgcacttgttcaatgcgaccaacaacggtcATACCAGTCTCGACTAGCAGGTTCTCcatcactagtattgatacaccacctcctttgcagttacgagctattctgTGATGtcggtagccagcaacgctaaagcaaaccacctctccaggcgtcatccttgtctcgctcaacagacaaaagacaatccgctcatcaacaagggttttgtggagtgctaatctcttttcttgagatagcccagcgcagttccactgcatcccgcgcaacgacaggccgggattctcttccacatcaccggacagcagcatgttagtgcggatgatattgctgatggcacgctggcacatgcccagggaccgacaaatgaaaaacggtgtcccagcaagacgctgctgatccctgtgctgtataaTGCCTtggccggagcacagcattgttccccatgaaaggaacgttggtggctcttggcttcccccgatgatacggggtactggaccctggcaccacgttgatgttgccggcatcgccaggggaCGAATTTGAAACCACCCTGAGCGTGACACATTACTCAAATGGAAAATTTAAAGTAGACGGTAACGCTATGACAAAAACAGCCAAACTCTATCTCACAAGTCAGAAAGgtcaaaacaagaaaagacacAACCATGCACGACTTTCTCTGCCCTTTCAGTACAACACAACGGCAGATAGCGACCAAGTTATTAAATATGGCAAAAATATCTGGCACAACCGCGAAACAAAAGCGCGCATGGAACTGATTAACAGCATAAAATTCTTTCTAAAAGTAATCGCTGGACGCAAAACTGGCAATAAACAGCCTCAATACGCCCTCTAACGGAATTCTTACAGCACCTAAAAAGGACAACTACAGGCGAAAAGGCGGCCCCAAATAGCTGAAAAGTGCAACTCGTTCAGGCCTTAAACCACAAAGAAAGCCATTCTAAATCCATAGGACCAGCGGCTTTTCAGATGAAGCCGAGACCACAAGACAACACTGCCTTCACCGCCTGTAAGTTGTAATGCCTCAAGACAAGCCTGATATTTTCTTAAATGCCACCGAAGTTAGAGATGCAGAGCAAGAAACTACGTAGACTAGCTATAGACCTAACACTAGCGCTAATTGCAGTGACTGGGACAGCAATAGGCTCGGCACCAGACGACAGTGCATATTTCTCTGCACTTTCTGCAGTTTACAACCTTGCCGAAGTCAAAGACAAAATCGCGCCAGAGACGGCTTTCCCAGAAGCAACTACGATTCTAGAAGAGGCAAGCAACCTAAACCTATCAACAGCAAACGACGGTTATTTTGATGCTGCGGATGACATTTATCACCAAGGCGGCAAAGTCAAAGATCAAGAAGGGCTTAAGCAatggtaagaaaaaaataaagctaTAGCGGACAAAGACCTGGCCGGCCAGAAGCCGTATCTAAGGTTGCCAGAACACAATGCACGGCACCGAGCAAACAAGAGAATTTACACGCTATTAAACAGGAGCGCGGAGCTGATAACGCAATATAACGCAGCTAAGCAAGCCTACAATGAGGCGAGAACAAATGCGATGAACAGCCTCACAGAAGCAGTCTATGGAAAAGGCAAAGTGGACTTCGACAAGGGCAGATTCAACAACGAAGCGGGCGCCGGGAGGGGTAAGGCATGCGGGGCGACGGCGCAGGGAGGAAACAATGTAGGAGCAGCGCTAGCCGACGCTTGTATTTGTCTTTGTACAGCTTCAGGAAACCCAGCGCAAAACGAGTGTGCGGACTCGCTGACTGGCCAGGTTGACGCAGCCGGCGACAAAAGCGATCAAGCAAAGGCAGCATGGGACAAcgtcaaaacaaaatgcaaaTATATGCCGCAGCCACAGCCCAGCTAATGGCAAAGATCGACGCAAGCAACACGGACGCAACGCAAGCAACACGGACGCAACGCAAGCAAACGGGCGGTGAACTCTAGAAAAAACTAACACCGCAGCTTGCGCAGGCGTCCAGGCAACACCCACCATGTGCATAAACTTCAAACAACAGCTCGGCACAAGCGACGGAAAGCTACCATGGCTAGAAAAGCTACACGAAGCAGAAAACCAACTGATGACAGCCGCATGAAAAGAGAGCGAAGCAGCAGCTCTCAAGCAAACCCTTATGCAGCTAAATAATGACGCCCGGGCTTCTTACGTCGACGCACAACACGAAATTGAAAACCCACCAAAGCTTACGCAACTTCACCCACAATCCCCCGCCAAAACAACCAATGAAGAGGACtgtaaaaaacacaaataaagcGGCAAATGCGCTGAGCCGTGCCAAAGGGGTGACAATGCCACTggtgcaaacaaaaaatgctcATTAGATCCAAAAAAGCTGCAGATCAAGCAGCTCAGgtataaaaagaaacatgagaGCAACCTTCAAAGTATGCTGGACAAGATACCAAAGAGAAATGTGAAGGAGTCAAATGAACTCCAGCCCCAGGCAAAAAATATGTTTGTGGACGGATAGAAGACAAGTGCAAAGATTACAGTTTTCtagtaaataagaaatttgccCTGATTGTtgcttctgcttttgtgagtttggtagGACTCTAGCATTTTAAGGATAATAGCTAAATTTCACTCAATTTCTTAAAATTATGAAATTAAAGTAAAATATGTATAATAGTGGTATATGGGTGCAAAGTAATAGAGTAATAGTGTATGAAAAATAAGTGCTGTTCTAACTtggttattttttatttaatgaATGCTGGTTAGGaatataattattatcattattattattatgataataatgatgataataataatgataatgattaTTATAAGagaatgttgtgagtgtgtggaaatgagagaaaacaagagaaataatattaaagttgacacgaaaataaaaaagaaaaaattagatATAATATGCGTATTttgacacacaaacatgagTAGGATCATCATTACAAAGAAGTTGATAGAAGTGGCAATGATGTAGAAATAACCTCTAGTGTACACAGCAAATAGATTTGTTACGTCACTCGCTGTGTTGAAAgcataaaaggaaaagaagggaaaaattAAGGCACATTAcggaaaagcaaaacacaTTGGAATTAATAAATCAAGAGGATAAAAAGGATATGTTGTTCTTATTATACTAACAAATTGATAGATTATCATGCAGAATTTATGATAAAGACTGTAGTTATATGCTGATGGGGAATACTAATATGTGGCTttgaataataaaaagaattatgatgaggagaagaaagaaaggattTGGTAATTGTGAAGTAATGTACAACCATCTTCTTATCAGATACAGTAATAGGC is part of the Trypanosoma brucei brucei TREU927 chromosome 11 chr11_scaffold02 genomic scaffold, whole genome shotgun sequence genome and encodes:
- a CDS encoding variant surface glycoprotein; amino-acid sequence: MTPTPKATAELQRILILYIGVLFFGLNLVEAATDANAAQHRVMCLLTALANTPIKQAEITGSGGSARETISALNVTTSSSEWQKIFDTSLSREAGTNFPETLKDKPYADIWKANWASWWKAAKHAKNTNIGQPTHDLYKPISSAIQKAAANKKIRQLALQAETLGRMYDEAAQQATSTQKQLAQTKLTAALYGGDGSKATPGTDHTRKAFTTWDAACTGDENGKSIVGDFFCLCAPKDGTTKECADGYAPTRWDATIADPAAEWKKLQTSCPTAKLSSAKEHDIRMAIGAFLQALTTRTQGGTTKTYLGSSDTGACDGTSSKLCVDYTGYFSKQAGKTYKDIPWLKSLEDAVTALENMHKQEEKANNLDAQLANLLKQANLIYAAALNGDLMTETAVKAEVVPEGNPRQNVNCAQHDNNKTCVSPCKWESKGDKGTCKLDESKVTTQTNTERTGTGDGAAKHGVNCSSHATKEACEGFQGTSVPGKKAVCGWIEGKCQDSSFLVNKKFALMVSAFVAMLF